A window from Culex pipiens pallens isolate TS chromosome 3, TS_CPP_V2, whole genome shotgun sequence encodes these proteins:
- the LOC128093424 gene encoding uncharacterized protein LOC128093424, with the protein MARGPILNDSRLCTRVCTRRSFVLRVQKFAIVARTNKQRVVEDSEMSTVRKNTLVVDFSVLPERPKLDMVQRFVEKSLGLNPTDLRSIQLHNIRHCVLIQMADPAAAVEVAVQHHLKHAFRISPTKKIAIPVYVDDDIVDVRIHDLPPDMSNMQIAEAMLQYGEVLTIRDEVWRDIFAGVPNGVRVLKMKISKPVPSYVTICGLSSLATHTGQISTCRRCGFQRHVSKSCSEAAKKQQPKPKPQKNPSPSGPVLPIADLAAVQSQVVVPHTHEDNGNDGFITVVKKGKTKRQLEEKQAPEEKRSCLDDDDDDKSPTLDNDQRNDNGHLIGLPTTTTPKRRVWKQTV; encoded by the coding sequence atggcccgcggacccattttgaatgacagTCGGCTCTGTACTCGCGTGTGCACCAGACGTAGCTTTGTGCTCCGCGTTCAAAAATTCGCTATTGTTGCTCGAACAAACAAACAACGCGTTGTGGAAGACTCTGAAATGAGTACTGTCCGCAAAAATACGCTCGTCGTGGACTTCAGCGTCCTCCCAGAGCGTCCCAAGCTGGACATGGTGCAGCGGTTTGTGGAAAAAAGTCTGGGACTAAATCCCACTGACTTGAGAAGCATCCAGCTGCACAACATTCGCCATTGCGTGCTCATCCAGATGGCGGATCCAGCAGCCGCCGTTGAAGTAGCAGTGCAGCATCACCTCAAGCACGCCTTCCGGATCAGCCCGACGAAGAAGATCGCGATTCCGGTCTACGTCGACGATGACATCGTCGACGTTCGGATCCACGATCTCCCGCCGGACATGTCCAACATGCAGATCGCCGAAGCAATGCTCCAGTACGGCGAAGTTTTGACGATCAGGGACGAGGTTTGGAGAGACATTTTCGCCGGCGTACCCAATGGTGTGCGGGTGCTAAAAATGAAGATCTCCAAGCCCGTTCCCTCGTACGTCACGATTTGCGGCCTTAGCAGTTTGGCCACACACACGGGTCAGATTTCCACGTGCCGACGATGTGGATTCCAGCGACACGTGTCGAAAAGCTGCTCCGAGGCGGCTAAAAAACAGCAACCGAAGCCGaaaccacaaaaaaatccaTCTCCATCTGGCCCTGTTTTGCCTATCGCCGATCTAGCAGCAGTACAATCCCAAGTCGTTGTTCCTCACACTCACGAGGACAATGGTAATGACGGATTTATTACTGTTgtaaagaaaggcaaaacaaagAGGCAGTTGGAAGAGAAGCAAGCACCCGAAGAAAAAAGATCGTgcttggacgacgacgacgacgacaaatcACCAACTCTCGATAACGACCAACGCAATGATAATGGACATCTGATTGGACTACCAACAACAACCACGCCAAAAAGAAGAGTTTGGAAGCAAACTGTTTGA